The genomic DNA ACCTATTTTTTCCTATTATATACTGTTTTAAGAGCTAAGTGATTCTTTTAACTCTAGGAATTTATAAATTGCCTTTGCAACTCCACTGTCTTGATTTGTATCTGTAACATAATCAGCTTCTTGTTTAATCAATTCTTCTGCATTTCCCATAGCTACCCCAAGACCAGCAAACTTTATCATTTCTATGTCATTGTAATTGTCTCCAAATGCAATTATATCTTCTCTGTCTATATTCATTTTTTCAGCTAAAATTTTAACTGCATTACCTTTATCAACACCTTCATTCATGACTTCAATATTGTTTGGCCATGAAGAAGTTATCTTTATTCCTTGAACTTTTCTCAATTCTTTTCTTATTTCATCCAAAATAGATGGATTTTTTTCTTCTATGATTACAAATTTTAGTATATCTTTTTTAAAGATTTCTTCTCTCAAATCATCTTTTACAATTACTTCTGTTTCAGAGCCTAAAAATACACTTAATCTATCTTCACGTCCTTCTATTTTTTTCGAAAGCATAGAATCTATACTATTACATTGGTAGTAAATATCGTATTTATCTAATACATCTAAAATGTTTAAACATGTTCTTGTATCAATCTTATTTGAATATATTATATTTCCATTTTGCTCTCTTATTAATGAACCATTACAAGCTATTATTGGCATGTCCTCTTTAAGAAAATCTACATTGCATTTAGCTGAATCGAAGGCTCTTCCTGTTGCTAAAGTTACATTAATACCGCTTTTTATAACTTTTTGTAGTGCAGTTTTATTTTCATCTGTAACTTTATGATTATTGCCTAATAAAGTTCCATCCATATCTGTTACAATTAATTTATATCCCATAATCCAACTCCATAACTTTTTATTGTATACCTATATTTCCTTAATATAATCTAAAGAATTACCCTTATTAGATTATATCATAACTTTATACTTAAACTATTTCAATTTACAAAATTAATAACATTCATTTAACTTATTTTAAGAGCAAAATAAATCGTTTCTTGTAGTATTTTTCTGAATATTTTCAATTTATAGTCTTATAATGCTAGAAATTTTACAATATATGATATATAATCATATTAAATAAAGTGAGCTATTATAATATTTATATTCATTTTTACTATTATATATTTTCATAATATTTTAAATCTAGCAACTTTTATAACATTTATTATTGACTAAATAAGGAGTGATAAAGTATGAAACTAAAAATTAACAAAGCTATTGAAATGCAGTTGAAAAAAAGTTATGCAATAGAATCTGGACATTCAGAAGATGTATTCGAGATAGACTGTGGTGAAGGTATAAATACCGTGTCTTACTCAAACAAAGCTGTAGAAGCTTTTAATGCTTTAAAATTTGATATGATAAGAGGATATCCTCATTCAATTGCTTTAAAAGATAATATAGTCGATTATTGGAAAGATTTTATAGCATTAGATACTGACAGAATTTGTTTGGCAGATGGTTCTATACATGTTATTTACCTTTTAAATAGACTATTTATTGAAAAGGGAGATAAAGTTTTAGGATATTCACCTCAGTTCTCAGAATATGAGACAGATATAAAAATGCATGGTGCAACTTATGATTATGTTCTTTTAAAGAAAGAGGATAATTTCAAGTTTAATGAAAAAGAATTTATTGAAAAAATAAATCCAGAATATAAAGTAATTTACATAGACAATCCAAACAATCCTACAGGACAAATTATACCTTTATCATCAATTGAAAATATAGTAAAGGAAGCAGCTAAATATGATATAGCAGTTATGGTAGATGAAGCTTATGGTGAATACATGCCAAAAGAAAATTCAGCTGTCAAGCTTCTAAATAATTATGATAATGTAATTGCTTTAAAAACATTTTCAAAAGGATTTGGTTTAGCAGGACTAAGAGCAGGATATGCAGTTCTTCCAGAACAACTTGTTAGCCCTATTAAAAAGATTTCTACTCCTTACGAAGTGTCTGAAATATCTCGTAGTATTGCAGCAAATTTATTAGATGATGTTCAATTTATAGAAGAATTAAAAGAAAAAACAAAAGATATAAAAAATCAATTATTAATTCCATGGAAAAACCTTAATATAGCTGAAACTAGTGATACTGTATCAATTATGACAGTTGAACATAAAAACAAGGACATAGATTTACAACAAGAGTTTGCTAAATTAAAAATAAGAGTTATATCTGGAAGTGATTTTACTGGACTTGATAAAAATTTCATAAGATTTAGAATGCCTGAAGAAAAAGAATTACCTGAAGTTATAAAAGCATTCCAAATAATCGATAATATAGAATAAATTAGACTATTTATAAAAGGCATATTGTTAAAATCAATATGCCCTTTAATTTTTTGATTATTTTACTTCACTTCTATTTATTAATTTGTTAAGTTCCATTAATATTGATGAAATTAATGCTAACCCTAGGCAAATCCCCAACTGGTACAATCCAAACGTTGTTGGTATAGAGAATATTCCTCTTAGCACTGGTATTAGTGTTAAAGAGTAAAGCCCAAGACAGACTAAAACTGCTCCTATAACGTATTTATTGCTGAAAAAACCTAATTTTATTACTGTTTGATTATTAGAACGTGCAGGTAATGTTTGCATTATTCTAGCTAATATCAATGTTGAAAATGCCATTGCTACTCCAAGTTCTGGAGATACTTGTAATCCTATATATTGTGCAATTATTGTAACTACACCTATTATACAACCTCTTATAGCAACTGCCTTCAATGTTCCTCCTGCTAGTATACTTTCATCCGGGTGTCTAGGAGGTTTATTCATTATATTTTTTTCTGACTTTTCAAACCCTAATGCAATTGCTGGTAAAGAGTCATTTACTAAGTTTATAAACAAAAGTTGTAAAGCTGTAAATGGATTTGACCAACCTGCAAACACTGCAAATACTATGGATACTATAGCTCCTAAGTTTCCTGCAAATAGATAAGTAATTGATTTTATTATATTACTGTATACTGTTCTACCAACTTCAACAGCATTTACTATACTTGCAAAGTTATCATCAACCAATACCATAGCAGAAGCATCTTTTGCTACATCAGTACCACTTCCCATACCGATTCCTATATCTGCTTGTTTTAATGCAGGTGCATCATTAACACCATCACCAGTCATTGCTGTTATATTATTCTTATGTTGCCATGCTTTTACTATACGAATTTTATTTTCTGGCGAGACTCTGGCATATACACTTATATTTTCTAGTTTTTCATATAGTTGTTCTTCACTCAAAGCATCAAGCTCTTTTCCAGTAAGAGCCAAGTCTCCTTCTTCCATTATACCAATCTCTTTTGCAATTGCTGCTGCTGTTGTTTTATGGTCACCAGTTATCATAACAGTTTTTATACCAGCACTCTTTGCCTCTTTTACTGCATCCATTACTTCTTCTCTTGGTGGGTCTATCATTGCCATTATTCCAACCAATGTCATGTCATGTTCGTCATCAATTGAAGGTATAAAATCTTCTTCTGGGACATCTTTTATTGCAAAAGCTAATACTCTAAGTGCTCTATTTGAGAACTCTTCATTTTTATGTTTATATTCTTCTATTATCTCATCTGTTATATCTACTTTTGAACCATTTTTCAAAGCATATTTACATCTACTAAACACAATATCTGGAGCACCTTTTGTAAACATTATATAATCTCCATATATACTATTTACAGTAGACATAAGCTTTCTGTCTGAGTCAAATGGTATTTCATTTATTCTGATATACTTACTTCTTAATTTATCATAATCTAAATCATTTTTACTTGAATAATTTATTAAAGCCACTTCTGTTGGGTCACCAACTTCTTTACCATCACTAGTTATATGAGAGTCATTACACAATGTAGAAACCATAGTCAATAATTTAGCATGATAAGAATAGTTTACTTTTTCTTTATCTAACTCATCATTATTAGTTCCATACATATAATAATCAACTACTGTCATTTTATTTTGTGTAAGAGTACCTGTTTTATCAGTACATATTACACTTGTTGAACCTAAAGTTTCTACTGCTGGTAATTTTCTTATTATGGCTTGTTTTTTTGCCATACTATTTGTTCCAACAGCCAATACTATAGTGACTATTGATGATAGAGCTTCTGGTATAGCTGCTACTGCTACTGCTACAGAGAACATGAATGAATCTAAAATAATTTGTGTCATTTCTCCATTTCCAGCCATAAAGTAATTTCTTGCTACTTGAATTATAAATATTAAAAGAGCAAGTATTACAATACCTACACCAAGTTTTTTACTAAAATCCTCTATTTTTTGTTGCAATGGTGTAAGTTTATTTTCAGCACTTTCTAAAAGCCCAGCTATTTTACCCATCTCAGTATCCATACCTGTTCCAGTCACTACAAAAGAACCTCTACCATAAACAACTACAGCACCACTAAATACCATATTTTTCTGGTCACCTAAACTTACATCTTCACTTATTTTTTCTGTATGCTTTAAAACTGGTTCTGATTCTCCAGTTAACATCCCTTCTACAACCTTGAGAGATTGTGCTTCTATAAGCCTTCCATCTGCTGGTATGTA from Clostridioides difficile ATCC 9689 = DSM 1296 includes the following:
- a CDS encoding Cof-type HAD-IIB family hydrolase, whose amino-acid sequence is MGYKLIVTDMDGTLLGNNHKVTDENKTALQKVIKSGINVTLATGRAFDSAKCNVDFLKEDMPIIACNGSLIREQNGNIIYSNKIDTRTCLNILDVLDKYDIYYQCNSIDSMLSKKIEGREDRLSVFLGSETEVIVKDDLREEIFKKDILKFVIIEEKNPSILDEIRKELRKVQGIKITSSWPNNIEVMNEGVDKGNAVKILAEKMNIDREDIIAFGDNYNDIEMIKFAGLGVAMGNAEELIKQEADYVTDTNQDSGVAKAIYKFLELKESLSS
- a CDS encoding cation-translocating P-type ATPase produces the protein MSYKSTYQEVIKNLDSSLSGLSKERAEELLEKNGANELKEADKVPTYKLFLESFKDPLVIILLIAALVQIFLGETVESIIIFAVIIINSVLGVVQTKKAESSLESLKNLSAPNAKVIRDNKKMTIPAKNLVVGDIVFLEAGDYIPADGRLIEAQSLKVVEGMLTGESEPVLKHTEKISEDVSLGDQKNMVFSGAVVVYGRGSFVVTGTGMDTEMGKIAGLLESAENKLTPLQQKIEDFSKKLGVGIVILALLIFIIQVARNYFMAGNGEMTQIILDSFMFSVAVAVAAIPEALSSIVTIVLAVGTNSMAKKQAIIRKLPAVETLGSTSVICTDKTGTLTQNKMTVVDYYMYGTNNDELDKEKVNYSYHAKLLTMVSTLCNDSHITSDGKEVGDPTEVALINYSSKNDLDYDKLRSKYIRINEIPFDSDRKLMSTVNSIYGDYIMFTKGAPDIVFSRCKYALKNGSKVDITDEIIEEYKHKNEEFSNRALRVLAFAIKDVPEEDFIPSIDDEHDMTLVGIMAMIDPPREEVMDAVKEAKSAGIKTVMITGDHKTTAAAIAKEIGIMEEGDLALTGKELDALSEEQLYEKLENISVYARVSPENKIRIVKAWQHKNNITAMTGDGVNDAPALKQADIGIGMGSGTDVAKDASAMVLVDDNFASIVNAVEVGRTVYSNIIKSITYLFAGNLGAIVSIVFAVFAGWSNPFTALQLLFINLVNDSLPAIALGFEKSEKNIMNKPPRHPDESILAGGTLKAVAIRGCIIGVVTIIAQYIGLQVSPELGVAMAFSTLILARIMQTLPARSNNQTVIKLGFFSNKYVIGAVLVCLGLYSLTLIPVLRGIFSIPTTFGLYQLGICLGLALISSILMELNKLINRSEVK
- a CDS encoding pyridoxal phosphate-dependent aminotransferase → MKLKINKAIEMQLKKSYAIESGHSEDVFEIDCGEGINTVSYSNKAVEAFNALKFDMIRGYPHSIALKDNIVDYWKDFIALDTDRICLADGSIHVIYLLNRLFIEKGDKVLGYSPQFSEYETDIKMHGATYDYVLLKKEDNFKFNEKEFIEKINPEYKVIYIDNPNNPTGQIIPLSSIENIVKEAAKYDIAVMVDEAYGEYMPKENSAVKLLNNYDNVIALKTFSKGFGLAGLRAGYAVLPEQLVSPIKKISTPYEVSEISRSIAANLLDDVQFIEELKEKTKDIKNQLLIPWKNLNIAETSDTVSIMTVEHKNKDIDLQQEFAKLKIRVISGSDFTGLDKNFIRFRMPEEKELPEVIKAFQIIDNIE